AACAAGGAGGGCGTGATGGATCTTGCCCGGAAGGGGCAGACCGTCGAGCGGCTCATCAAGTGCGCGGCAAGCTCGTCAAGCTTCTTGAGGAGGGCGTCGACGGCGAGAGCGCGTATGGTCGGGGCGAGGGTGGGAGCGTCGACACCGAGGACGAGACTCGGATCGAGCTGCGCCAGGCGTGGAGCGAGCGCCGGTATCATGCCCGCCAGCCACATCACGACCTCGCGAAGTTGGGGAACAACCTTGGTCGGATCTTCGGGATGGAACAGCAGGGACTCGACCTGCTCCGAGCTTAGGGCGTGGGCCGCGATCCACCGGACCGCGAGGTACTCCGCCATGGAGTGATGAAACCAGCCGATCCTCCCGTGGCCGCCGTTCGTAGGGTCTCGTCAACCGCGCCGACCGATACAACCAGTCCAGCTCCGGCATGGGGTTCCGTGGGAGCGCCAAGGATGTCGGTCCGGGTGTAGCGTGCACCTTCGCTCGGTCTTGCTCGGTTCGGCCGCCACGATCATGGCCCGTCACCATCGAGCGTCGCGAATCACGACCAGCGCGTCGGCCCTCGCCCGAAGGGAATCTGGGCCAGGCGGCCCAGCGTGGCGGTCACTGCTCCTCGTGTCGCTCGCAGAACATGGCGTCACACGCCTCGCATTCGAGGATGACGTGTCGCGTTGTTGTCGACGCTGGGTCAGGGACGAGGCCGAGCTCCTCGAGGGCTCCGGCGCATCGTGGGCAGGTGCGCGTGTTCGGCGCAACCTCGATGACGCGCTCACCGGGCGGATCGTCTGGGTCGAAGTCGGTGAACGCGCTCTCGATCTCCGCGGTGAGCGCGGCTCGCTCGGACTCGGGCACGCTATCGAGCGCCTGCTCCAGCCCCACGATCTTCCACTTCTTGCCGTCCATTGTGGTGCCTCTCGCGGAAGTCTATCGTCCGTTCAGAAGACCGTTGAGAACGATCCTGAACGGCTCGCGCTGCCACTTCGACTCTCCGGAGGGTCTTCTCGCCCGCGATGACACCCGCTTCGAGGCTCATGCTGGACCACATCTCGATCGGCGTCGCCTCTCTCTCGAAGGCCGGTGCCTTCTATGACGCCGTGCTCGCCCCCCTCGGCTACGTGCGCGTTTTGACGCACGAGCGAGCTCTTGGCTGGAACACCCCGGGGACGAAGGACGAGGCGTTCGCGACGCTGGCCGCTGGAACAGACGTGAGGGCGCCCGGACCAGGTTGCCATGTCGCCTTCGCGGCGCCGAGCCGAGAGGCCGTGCACGCGTTCCACGCGGCAGCGCTGGCAGCGGGGGCAACCGACGAGGGCGCTCCGGGCTCGCGTCCGCTCTACGGTGACGGGTACTACGCCGCGTTCGTGCGCGACCTCGACGGATATCGCATCGAGGCCGTGTTCCACGAGTAGGA
The DNA window shown above is from Labilithrix sp. and carries:
- a CDS encoding VOC family protein, whose amino-acid sequence is MTPASRLMLDHISIGVASLSKAGAFYDAVLAPLGYVRVLTHERALGWNTPGTKDEAFATLAAGTDVRAPGPGCHVAFAAPSREAVHAFHAAALAAGATDEGAPGSRPLYGDGYYAAFVRDLDGYRIEAVFHE